The DNA region CAGCTACCCGGCTGAAGTAACAGCGCGCATGGAGGCTGCGTTTGAAAAGGCTTATCCACAGTATCGCCTGCAAATTATCTGGCGCATGCCCCAGGACGCCCTGCCCTATCTGCAACAGCCCAAACAGGGCGGTGTGGATGTCTACTGGTCGCCCTCACCGCGCACCTTTAACCAACTCAAAGTTGAAGGTGCATTGCGTAAACTGGATATAGATTTCACCGGTTTGCCCGAGGTAATTGGTAAAACCCGCTTGCGTGACCCCGACCATTATTTTATCGCCAGCGAAATTGCCGGCTTTGGTTTTGCCATCAATACCCAAACCCTCACTACATTAGGTCTTGCTGCGCCGCAAACCTGGCGCGACCTGACCAACCCTGCACTGGCTGGACATATATTACTGCCCAATCCGGCCAGGGTTGGGTTTGCCCCTGTGTTAATCGATATTCCCCTGCAAGCCTATGGTTGGGACGCCGGTTGGGCACTGTGGAGTGAAATCAGCGGCAACGCTGAATTGTTGGAACAAGGCGGTGGTTTTATTAGCGATAAGTTAGCTTCGGGTGAATTTGCCCTAGGCTTATCCATAGACTTTTTTATCGCCTCGGCCATCGCCAATGGTGCACCTATCCATTTTGTCTACCCGGAGCGCGGCGGTATCAACCCGGCCCATATTGCGATTACCGCAGGTACAGATAAAGTAGCGGCAGCAAAAACCTTTGCCGCCTTTGTGCTATCGGAACAGGGTCAACAGTTACTGACCCACGCCGATATTCGCAAGTTGCCCGTACGCCCCGGCGTTTATGCGCAGTTACCTGCCGACTACTACCGCCCTTTTGCGGCAGCAGCGCGCGGTGAACTGGATTACGACAATGACCGCGGACGCAACCGCTTGGGCGTTATTAGCGCATTGTTCGATCATCACCTGGCGTATCGCCACCAAGAACAACGCGAGTTGTGGCAAAGGTTACATGCGCTGGAAGCCGCCGGAAAACCGCAAACGACATTGCGCCAATTATTAACGGCAGCTCCCCTTCCGGAAAGCGCAGCCGCTGATCCCCGGTTACAGCAGCAATTTCGCAATCGCCTGGAAGGCGCCAAACCTGAATTGCGTGAACCCGAGCAAGGTTGGCGGGCAGCGACCGATCAGCGGATTGCCAAAGCCCGGCAACTCTTGGAAAACCCATGATGGAATGGCGAACCTGTGTGATGGTGTTATTGCTCATCCTGGTTCAAAGGGCAATAGCCGAAGGCACTGTCACTATCATTCAACCCCACATAACCCATAACCAAACTCGCGAAGCCTATGGCCAACCTTTTCGCGGACTTAATCGGGAAGATCAGGCTCGCTTTTTTCGCGGACGCCATCTGTTTCGCCAAAGCTGGGTGATAGCTCCCGCCAGCGATACCCTGGTGGGATTGGGACCACTCTATAACCGGATCGCTTGTGTCTCCTGTCATCCCAAAAATGGCCGCGGTCGCGCACCCGAGGAAGCTGGTGAACGGATGCAATCCATGCTGGTACGCTTATCGGTTCCCGGTAAAAGCGCAACCGCCGGCCCCAAACCCCACCCGGTTTATGGCACCCAATTGAATGAAGAAGGCGTACCAGGTGTCCCTGGTGAAGGCCGTGCACAAGTGGTATGGGAATATCACACACACATCCTGGCGGACGGGACGCCAGTACGCCTGCGCAAACCGAGCATACGTTTCAGTGAATTGGGCTATGGAAAACTTAAACCTGTATTAACCTCCGCGCGCATAGGCCCGGCGGTATTCGGATTAGGTTTATTGGAAGCGGTAAGCGACGAGGACTTGTTAGCGATGGCGCAACAACCCAAACCCGATGGTATTACCGGTAAGGTCAATCGCGTATGGGATATCGCCAGCCAGCAAACACGCATCGGCCGCTTCGGAGCCAAAGCGAATGTCGCCAGTTTGCGTAGCCAAATAGCCGAAGCTATGCATAATGACCTGGGAATTACCTCGAATTTACTACCCAGGGAAAACTGCCAGCCACGCCAACACGCCTGCCGACAAGCACCCAGTGGGGGCTCACCCGAATTAAGTGATACACAGCTGGATGACCTGGAATTTTATTTTCGCCATATCGCTGTGCCCGCACAGCGCAACACAGATGCGACAGATGTGATATCCGGTGAAAAAATCTTTGCGGATATTGGCTGTGCTATTTGCCACAAGCCACAATTGCAAACCGCGAAGGATTACCCGCATACCACACTGGCTAACCTTTCCCTCCAGCCCTATACCGATCTCTTGTTGCACGATATGGGTGAAGGCTTGGCCGACCAGCGCCCGGATTTTTTGGCCAGCGGCCGTGAGTGGAGAACACCACCCTTATGGGGTATTGGCCTCACTGAATCTATCAGCGAATACCAGGCTTACTTGCACGATGGCCGCGCACAAACATTGACAGAAGCCATTCTCTGGCATGGCGGTGAAGCGAAAAAATCCCGTGACCGTTATCAACAATTACCACGCCGCAAACGCGAGCAACTGGAGCAGTTTTTGTTGTCACTCTAAACAGGAAGCTACCCTGCTTCTATTCAGGTTTAAGGAGCAAAAAGCCATGAAATACTCGCTGAAAATTACAGATTTTATCCTGCACTTGTCACTTTTCGATGCCGCAGGTGATGCCGATCGCTTTGTGCGCACCTCTTTTTATATTCATGCTATCCCCCAAACCAGTGATGCCCACCGCGCTGTCGCCAGTGCATGTATTCACGGCTGATCCACTTATTGGGAAGTGGAACCAACAGCCTTGATTAATCGGATTGCCACAAAGACTAGCACGCCAACCGCTAACAACAAAATCCCCCAAAACACCAGGGTTGTCCAATTCACTGACTCGCTAAAGCGAGCAAATTGATGAATATCAGGGTCGAGGTTTACCGCGTCAACTTTTTCCCATTGAACCTCTTTTCCTGCCGTTAACTGCGAGAAAACCTGTGCCCCGGCGCTGTTATTCGGCAGCGGATGATCGGTTTCTATGCCAACCTTAAAGGGCGCTGCATTACTGGCAATAAATTGCAACAATTGCGACTGATGGTGGAAAACCAGTATTGGGTTCGCGTTGTTTCGAACCTGTTCACTCAATTCAACTCGCCAGAATAAATCACTGTTTTGGTAGATACTGATACTATCACTGTGTTGCCACACATCACCTACCTGTGCATTAAACCAAACGCCCTGATACACCAATTGCCAGGGCTGCTTTTCCGTACGACGGGAAAACAGCTTGATATTATCGCCATAGCTGGTTTCGCCCAGTGCCAGGCTTATACGAGTGACCGGCGCCATTTCAGCGCGGGTAAACTCCCAGGCAGCCGCCGATGCTTTATTAACCGAAGATTTGGCATTCAGTGCCGATGTTTGAGCCTCGGCTAAACGCCCGGTCACTTGCCACTGCCTATCTGCAATCAAGGCATTTGAGGCCTGCTGTGTAATTACCTGCACACTGGTTAACAGCAAGCCCTGCCCACCGCGGGGAAACTGCAAACGCAAATAAGCATATTCCCGCGCGTGAAGGTTTAGCCCGATTTGCTTGCGTGTTAGCTTTTGTCCGTTTTTTTGCAATTGCACCAGAGTGCCATGGGCAACCGGCGACCAACTGGACAAATCGTTGGAGCCACTAATTTCCACATCCAGGTACTGGTTGATTTCTGCCACCTGCCAATCCAGTTGCAGCTTATCGGCAGTCGCCCTGAACTCCGTCAGATCCACCACATAAAAATCAATCGGGGCTTGTTGATCGAGCAACTCTGTACGGGGTGTTTTTTCCACGGTAACGGAAATGGCGTTGTCATCCAGGCGAATAGATGCACTGCTAAGCGCCAGAAGCGTTTCCGGTTTGGCCCCGACAGGCACAGGGAAAAAGTGCACATGGCTAACCTGTTCTTGCGGTGCCTGCGCGACGGGGATACGGATAACCCGGTGTGGCAATCTATTGCCCTGCCCATCAACGACGACCAGATCCTGTAAATCGCTACTGCGGGAGTAGCGATAAATATCTTCGGTTAATTCCAGCTGCAAGTAAGGCGTAGCCTTGTCTGGCTGAAGTTTTATGTCGTAAACAGCAACAACTCCGGCAACCGTATTTAACGCGCCGCAGGCCAGCACCAATGCAAGGCAGCCACTCCATAAAAATCGCATCAGGACTTCTCCTCTTGGCCCTTTTCAGGATCTGAAACAACAGGTCTGCCCGGGATTGGCGACAGATAACCAATTAACAGCATCAGGCCACCCACGACCATAAACGAAATAATCCTGGCCAAGGTGCCACTGTCCCCCAGATCTTTGGTGAACAGTTTTATCAGTACGATCGCCAACAAGCCTGCACCGATTAACCACAGCTCACGCCATTGGATACGACGGGAAATATTCATTACCACCAAAGCACACAGGCTCCACAGGATCGACAGGGCCATTTGCACCAGGTCGGAATGCCACAGCGCCTCCGGGTGATAGGCCACCCCGGTATAGTGGTGGAGTGCGCGTAAAACAACCAGGTTTAACCACACGAATCCCAAACCACCCAGCAGTCCCCAGCGCAGGGGGGTGGGCCATTGTTGGGCCGCTAACAAATCGCGTCGGTAGATATAAACCAGGACAATCAATACAGCGGCCTGGGCCACATCCAGCGGGTTGATAATGGGCAAATAGAAATAGTCAGTTATCCCGGTGTAATGGCTGGCATGGATAAACCAATAACCCAACAGGATAACCAGCGGGGCAGGAATCCATCGCCGGTAATCGCGCTGCCATGCGGTAAAAGGCCAGCATGCTTTGGGCGCAAGATAGAGCAAGGCAGATAAAGGAATCACCACACAGGCAAACCAGAGCATGAGTTTGGTGGTTCCTTGCCAATTAAAATACGACTGCCAATAAGATGCTTCCCAATACACCAGGAGCCATAAAAACCAGGCAGTCAGCACATGGTACGCACTCAACAGTGCCGCTGGACGTATCGCCTGCTGTAACCAGAGGATGCGATATTGCACTGCAAAAAATGCCAGCAATCCCAGTAATCCCCAACCCTGGGAGGGATAAACGCTATAACCGATAAAGAGGGATTCACCGTAATGGCGCAAGCTCCACAATGCCACCAGCGGCAATAACCAAAAACCGAGGGAGGCGGCACCGGGCCAGGCAGTGTTGCGGCTGATCAGCAATATCACCAGGGTAGAGGCCACAAAAAAACCATTGACCAACACAATCAGGTATTCACCAGGCACATGGGCTTGTAACTCCGTGACGCCGGCAAACAGCCACCACAACCAGCCAATCGCCAGTGCCACCCTCGCCATGGCCAGGGCCGGCGACAGGGCCTGCTGCGCATAACGATGCAGCAAATAGGCAGCGCAAAGCGCGGTCAGGGACAGGATCAGCAGGCCGATAAAATCACCGCTGATAATCGCCACGGGGCCAGTCGCTATACCCTGGATAATGAGCGCTACCGCTGCCGCAAGATGCAGGCAATAACCGGCGAAGCGCGGCAGTAAACGCTGTTGGCGCAACCCCACCCATATCAGGCCAATGGCCTCCAACGCCCAGCTTGCCGATGTCCATTGTGCACTCAGCGCCAGCGGAATCGCCAGGGTGGCAAAGCCAACGCCCAAGGCAATAAACGATTCAATCAGGACGCGGTGTGTCTGTTGGTATTTAAACCACAGGAAACGCGCCAGGCCGATATAGACAGCTGCCAACACCAGGGCACTGATCGCCAAACCATATTCCGTGTGCTTTAACAGGGCCGTTTGCAAAGCGAACCCCACAATGGGTAAACCAAACACCAGGCTGGCATCGACCAATCCTTTCAGGTTAGGCGGCTGTTTCAGCGAAAAAAGTACCGATACCAATAGGTAGAGCGCAAAAAAGGCCAGCAGGAATGGTTGGGTACTGGCATATAAATGCGGCTGGTAATCCAGTACGCCCCAGGCAGTGCTGATCACAAAGGTAAAGACAAAGCCAATCCAATTCAGCAGGCGCCAGGTTTTGAACCAGGCAATCGCCAATATGCCCAGGTTGAGTAGCAGGTAAAAACTGAACAGCGCAACATGGTTGCCCGAGCCATCGGAGGTAAGGATAGGCGCCAGGAAACCGCCAGCCGTTGCCATCAGGGATAGTACCTGGGCGTTTTGCAATAACGCCAGGAGCACACCCACAGCAACAGTCAACAGCATGAATGCCAGCGCCACAGTAACAGGCATCACCTCATAGAGTTTGGCCGCTGCAAACAGGGTCAGGTAAAGCGCAGCGACACCACCCCCTTGCAGCACCAATCCATAGCCGCCAGCCTTGTGACGGGTTTTCCACCCCAACACAATTAATACCACCGAGACAGCGGCCACCATTGCCATGCGTAATTCAAGCGGCAACAACCCCTGGTTGGCCGTGTACTTCACTAAAAAGCTCAGGCCGAAAAACATCACCACCATACCGATGCGGACAATAGGGTTACCCTCGGTGAAAAAGCGCTGCACCCAGGTTGTCAGCTTCGTTAATGGATCAGGTTGTGCTGGTTTTGGTTTATGTGGAGGTGATGCCATATCTGGCAAATCCAGATCCAGCTTCATGTCGGCCACAGCTTCTGTTTTCTGTATCTCAGATGCTTTTACTGCCGCGTGTGTATGCTCGGATACAGGAGAACCCGCTGTTTGAGCATTAACAACAGGTGTTGAGACGGGTGGTGGGGATTTAAGCTCAGGCTCTTGCAGTTTTTTCTGCCAGGCCAGTAACTGCGCTACATGGCGGGATTGCTCTGCAAGCTTATTGGACAGGTTTAATACCTGCCCCGCTAAAAAACCCAGGACTGTACCAATCAGCCAGCCGTCATACCCTAACGCCATAGCGCCGAGCACTAATCCCACCAAGGTGAACGTAATAACGAGAAACATAGATTTCCTATAAAGATCGGCGCGTTATTGTGTAACCAATTATTCCGTTTTGGTTGATTGATCCGCTAAAGCGTTTGATGCTTTGTCCACTGATTCAATCGCCAGGGTTTTCACTGGCATCAGGATCTGCTCCTGTTCCAGTTGCCACCCTATGGAGGCACAGAGCTGCTGCATCATTAACTGGATTTGCTGCTGGGCTATTTGCGGCAAGTCACTTTCCATGGCTTTGTCCTGCATCAGCTTTTTGGCTTCGGCCAGGATAGCGGTGTAATCCTCGTTATCGAATTTGTTCAACAATCCCTGGTTGATGTCATAAAACTTGTAATCTGTATCCGTGGCCAGGATTTCCGGCTCGGCAAAATGTTCAACCACCAGGGTTTTCTTATCAAAGTCGCGCCGAAAACGCATTTTGCTGAAATCGTAACCAACAGATACCTTGGCTTTGGCAACCACCAGGGCTTTACTGTTGGTTTTGAAGATACCGAGAAAGGCACGTTTTGCATTGTGGTCATAAATTTCGGTGAAATAGCCTTCAGCGAGCACCACTTTAAAGACCTTTTCAATGCGCTCCAACAACACCTGGGACTCACTGGTAATATCCTGGCCCGGCATCTTGAGGTGCTTGCGGTAATACCAGGAAAAACCTTGCCAGGCGGCAACAGCGCCCACTACCAAGGCAATGACAAATAACACAATATCCATGGTGCCTCACTTTGCTTGTACAAGGGTACGGAAAATGGCTGTCAGTATAAGGTAGAATGCCAGCCACTTGCCTTATGCCCTTCTCTATCTGTGATTAAGGTTGGCGTCCCACTCCCATAGCCTGGTACTGGTATATAAAGCCCTCCCATGCAATCTAGCCTGGTATTACATCCCCTTCCCTACACGCCCGATTCAGTCTCCTGGCTACTGGCGATTCGCCACCTGCCACGCCTTGTCTGGCTGGACTCCGGACACCCGGGGAGCCACTACGGCCGCTTTGACATCCTTGCCGCAGCCCCGTCCGTTAATCTGGAAACCCATGGCACACGGACGGTCATAACGCACAACACCACCAGCCAATCCCATTCCCTGGACGATCCCTTCCAGCTGTTAGGGCAGTATCTATCCCTGTCCAGCGATGCCGTTAGCCACCCCCTGCCCTTTATTGGCGGTGCCCTGGGCTATTTTGGCTACGACCTGGGTCGACGCCTGGAAAAACTGCCCAACCAGGCCCAGGCCGATATTGACCTGCCGGACCTGAGTATTGGTATCTATCCCTGGGCAATACTGCAGGATCATCAGCAACAACAGGCGTGGCTGGTGTTCAACCCGGCCCTGGATGCTGCTTATAACTTTTTGGAAATCGAGCAATTGTGCCGGGATGCGCCGCAAAACACCTGGTTCCACGAACCTAGACTCAACCTTAAGAGTGACAATAATTTATTTAAAATCAATGAGTTTAAAAGCAAAGTTAATGTAGATGAATACGCCAAAGCCATGGCGCAGATCCAGGCTTATATCCGCGCAGGCGATTGCTATCAGGTGAACTATGCCCAGCGCTTTAGCGCCTGTTACCAGGGCGATCCCCTGCTTGCCTACCTGGCGTTGCGAACCAGCCTCCCCTCACCTTTTTCCGGTTTTATGCAACTCCCCCAGGGGGCAGTACTCAGCCTGTCACCGGAGCGATTTATCCAGGTGCGCCGGCAGCAGGTAGAAACCAAACCGATTAAAGGCACTATCAAGCGCGGCGCAACGGCGGAGGAAGATGTTGCTAATGCCAACTGGCTGGTGAACAGCACCAAGAATCGCGCCGAAAACGTGATGATCGTGGACCTGTTGCGCAATGACCTGAGCAAGCACTGTACCCGGGTAAAAGTGCCGACGCTGTGCGAATTGCAAACTTTTGCCAACGTACACCACCTGGTCAGCACCGTGACCGCACAGTTAAACCCCAATGCCAGTCCCCTGGATGTGCTGCGCGATAGCTTTCCCGGTGGCAGCATCACCGGCGCGCCCAAAATTCGCGCCATGGAAATTATCGAGGAGCTGGAGCCGACACGGCGCTCTGTGTATTGCGGCAGCCTGGGCTATATCAGCCAGGATGGACAAATGGACACCAACATCGCGATTCGCACACTGGTCTGCGATGGCGAACAGATCCACTGCTGGGGCGGCGGCGGCATAGTGGCCGATTCAGAAACCGATCAGGAATACACAGAATCCATCGCCAAGGTAAAAGTACTGATGGATACTCTGGAGCAGTACTTTGGTCCCACAACCTGACCTGTCCGCCGAATCGTTGACCAAGCACCTCAGGCCCCTGTATTCAACAACGAGGAACAACCCATGCTTATCCAAAACCACCAGGTAGACCTGGATACCCCGACGGGCACTATGCGCACTTATGTGTATCGCCCTCGGGAAACAGCTGAAACTGAACACAAGCAATTCCCGGCGATTATCCTCTATTCCGAGATTTTCCAACAAACCTCACCGATTCGCCGCAGCGCACAAATTATGGCGGGCCACGGCTTTATTGTGTTGGTACCGGAAGTTTTCCATGAGCTGAACCCGATCGGTACCGTATTGGGTTACGACGACGCAGGGCGAGATAAAGGCAACGCCGATAAAGTGGCCAAACACCTCGAAGCCCACGATAGCGACACCCAGTCCATGGTGGATTATCTGAACACCCTGCCCTATTACTCCGGCAAGCTGGGCGCTATGGGGTTTTGCCTGGGGGGCGGCCTGGCTTATCGCGCTGCCATGCACCCGTCTGTGCTGGCAACCAGTTGTTTCTACGCTACCGATATCCATTCCGGCCTGACCCCCTCGCAAACCGGCAACGACAGCCTTACACGCACCAAAGACATCCGCGGCGAACTGCAAATGATCTGGGGTAAGCAAGACCCGCACATCCCGGCGGAAGGTCGCGCCAGGGTTTATCAAAACCTGGTGGAAAAGGGCGTGAACTTTACCTGGCACGAGTTTAATGGCGTACACGCCTTTATGCGTGACGAAGGCGATCGCTACGATGCGGAGTTACAACTGCTCGGCTATCAAATGGCGATTGGCCTGTTCAGACGCGTACTCTACTAAGCCCCACCCCGCCAATAATAAAAAGCCCGCCATAGTATTTTTATGGCGGGCTTTTTTGTCAGTGGAACCAGGTTAAATCAGTAGCCAACACTTTGGGCATAGTTCAGAATTTTGGTGCCGTAATCACCGCCCCACTCATAGCCATAGCGACGCTCCGGCTCAATTTCCATAATGTCATATTGCTTGCCGGTACCCGGCGGATTATCCGTCGATAAACGCCCACTGAAAAATCCGGTGTCCGCATCCACATCATAAAAGCGATACCACATGGTGCTGCCACTTTGCGGCTGGATAGGATTGTAACTGTCATCCGTGCTACCGGAGGAGCGCTTGATATAAGCGGTGTTAGCCACCTTCACACTGTCACTGCGATACCAGGCCAAAGCTGCCTTGACAGAGGCTTCAACTTCCGGGGTCTGGGGGCGCGTCATCAGGAATGCCACAACCAGCACCGACTCCTTGCCACTCTTGGAGGGCAACTCATAAGAGCGCGCCCCGCGAGGCACATAAGTTACCGGATCATGCTGGGCACACCAAACCGTTTTAACGCCGTTCTGCTCTATCTGGGCATTCACAATAAAATCGACCCCCTTATTGATGGCGGCCTCTATTTGCGACAACTGCTCGCCACTAAAAAGATCACCGTCCAATGGGGCCACGGCTTTTTGTGACTGGTCGAGCAAGATCAATACCCGCGCCATGGCATCATCGTTAAAGGTGACATGGTTGGAATAGGTAGTGCCCGTCCGCGCAGGGTACACCTGGGGCCAGCCACCGCTGGCATACTGCATGGTCAGGATAAAATCCATCGCACGACGGGCAGCATCGCGGTACTTGCTATCGCCACTGCGGCGATAGACATCGGCCAGGAACAGGAGCTCCGATACCGTGGCATCATTGTCGATAGTACCCAATTCGACGTTGTTGGCCCCGCGCCAATCCGAGCGGGATTCACTGCCGTTCCAGGGATTGTTGTACTTGGAAACATCAAATTTATAAAAACCGCCATGGGGCAGCTGCCAGCTAATCATATTGTCAGCACGGGTTTTGTCTGCTGCCAATTTGGCGGCTGCATCACCGCTGCTACTCAGCCAGCTTTTGTAGTTGTTAAGCTCCGTGTATACCGGGTTATTGGTCTGCGACAGCATTGGGGCCGATGAACTGTTACTGCCTGAAGATGAGGAGCTGCTGGACGAACTGGAAGATACGAGATAGCCCGCACAGCTCTGCGCACTCGGCTCGGTGCTGGTATCCGCTTGATAGCCAATCCACAGGTCATCGAGCACAACAACGGCCCCGCTTTCTGTGCGCAACTGGAGATAGGATGTTGCCGAGCCTAAACTCGACTCAACAACAACTCGCTCACCCCGCGTCAGGGTATCAACGGCAACCTGATGGATACGGCTGGATGAACCATGGATGGAATTAGCCGCTGCCGAGGTATTGTTATCAACATACAACTGCAGGTTTTTGTTGCTGCCTGTCACTTCCCAATCCAATACACAAAAAGAAATACGGTAAGCCTGGGAGAGATCCAGTTCACCCTGTGTTTGGGTATCACCAGCGGCACTGGTTGTCTCCGGCTGTGTATTGCCAAGTGTGAAACGCGCTGCCGGTAAACGCATCCTGCCATCACTGAAAAGCGGCGTACCGGACACACGGAAATAAAAAGCCTGGTTACTGGCACTCAGGGACTTATAGCCTTCGCTGAAAAAACCATCCGCATCCACGACATCATTAAAGTTTTCCAGTAAGGGTAAAGGGGACGCCGCCGAAGGCAAGGACGATGAAACACTGGAGCTGCTGGATACAGGTTCCGAACTTGAAGAAGAGCTGCTGCTGGAAGCAGGCTCCAGGCTGGCAGATGAACTGCTACTGGATACGGAAGTGCCCTGTGAGGAAGAGGCACTGCCTGGAACAGACGACGAACTGGAACTGGTTGAGTTATTACTGCTACCACCGGAACCGCCGCCACAGGCGATAAGACTGGTTGTAAATAACGCAACTCCCAAGTGCATGAGTTTCATAAGCATGGTTCTCTGAATAATAACTACTCATTGACCAATACTATGCCGATAGTGTGTTCGGTGAAGAAAACCCGAATTATTTTAATAATAATGTATTTGCTTAAGGACTCATTCCTGGAGTTCCGGGGATAGGTACTTAAACTCCCACCCCCGGAAAAAGTTCCATCAAGCTATGTAAAGCTTAAAGGCTCAGTGTGCGATTACTCGCCTTGATAAATTCTTTTTTCAAATCTTCGTAGGTATGGACAGCGGGGAACTGTGGGAACTGATCAATCACATTTTGCGGTGCGTGGAACAGAATACCTTGATCGGCTTCACCCAGCATGGTGGTATCGTTATAGGAATCACCCGCAGCAATAACACGATAGTAAAGGGTTTTAAGCGCAAGCACTGATTGGCGCTTGGGGTCTTTCTGGCGCAGGGTGTAACCCGCTACCATGCCGCGCTCATCGATATTCAAGCGATGGCAGAACAAGGTCGGGAATCCCAACTGGCGCATCAGGGGTTGGGAAAATTCATAGAAGGTGTCAGACAGGATGATGACCTGGAAACGCTCGCGCAACCAGTCAACAAACTCAACGGCACCGTCCAGCGGCTTCAGGGTTGCAATTACATCCTGGATTTCCTTCAAACCCAATTTATGCTGTTCGAGGATGCGAATGCGCTGCTTCATCAGTACATCATAATCCGGTATATCACGGGTTGTAGCCTTGAGCTCCTCGATACCGGTCACCTTGGCGAACTCAATCCAAATCTCGGGAACCAAAACCCCTTCCAAATCCAGGCATGCAATTTCCACAGCGACCTCCCAAAACGGTTAAAAAACAGGCTATTTGCACCCAAAAAGTGGCAGCAATCTACCCGTTTTACA from Cellvibrio japonicus Ueda107 includes:
- the pabB gene encoding aminodeoxychorismate synthase component I, with product MQSSLVLHPLPYTPDSVSWLLAIRHLPRLVWLDSGHPGSHYGRFDILAAAPSVNLETHGTRTVITHNTTSQSHSLDDPFQLLGQYLSLSSDAVSHPLPFIGGALGYFGYDLGRRLEKLPNQAQADIDLPDLSIGIYPWAILQDHQQQQAWLVFNPALDAAYNFLEIEQLCRDAPQNTWFHEPRLNLKSDNNLFKINEFKSKVNVDEYAKAMAQIQAYIRAGDCYQVNYAQRFSACYQGDPLLAYLALRTSLPSPFSGFMQLPQGAVLSLSPERFIQVRRQQVETKPIKGTIKRGATAEEDVANANWLVNSTKNRAENVMIVDLLRNDLSKHCTRVKVPTLCELQTFANVHHLVSTVTAQLNPNASPLDVLRDSFPGGSITGAPKIRAMEIIEELEPTRRSVYCGSLGYISQDGQMDTNIAIRTLVCDGEQIHCWGGGGIVADSETDQEYTESIAKVKVLMDTLEQYFGPTT
- a CDS encoding dienelactone hydrolase family protein, coding for MLIQNHQVDLDTPTGTMRTYVYRPRETAETEHKQFPAIILYSEIFQQTSPIRRSAQIMAGHGFIVLVPEVFHELNPIGTVLGYDDAGRDKGNADKVAKHLEAHDSDTQSMVDYLNTLPYYSGKLGAMGFCLGGGLAYRAAMHPSVLATSCFYATDIHSGLTPSQTGNDSLTRTKDIRGELQMIWGKQDPHIPAEGRARVYQNLVEKGVNFTWHEFNGVHAFMRDEGDRYDAELQLLGYQMAIGLFRRVLY
- the pelA gene encoding pectate lyase; its protein translation is MKLMHLGVALFTTSLIACGGGSGGSSNNSTSSSSSSVPGSASSSQGTSVSSSSSSASLEPASSSSSSSSSEPVSSSSSVSSSLPSAASPLPLLENFNDVVDADGFFSEGYKSLSASNQAFYFRVSGTPLFSDGRMRLPAARFTLGNTQPETTSAAGDTQTQGELDLSQAYRISFCVLDWEVTGSNKNLQLYVDNNTSAAANSIHGSSSRIHQVAVDTLTRGERVVVESSLGSATSYLQLRTESGAVVVLDDLWIGYQADTSTEPSAQSCAGYLVSSSSSSSSSSSGSNSSSAPMLSQTNNPVYTELNNYKSWLSSSGDAAAKLAADKTRADNMISWQLPHGGFYKFDVSKYNNPWNGSESRSDWRGANNVELGTIDNDATVSELLFLADVYRRSGDSKYRDAARRAMDFILTMQYASGGWPQVYPARTGTTYSNHVTFNDDAMARVLILLDQSQKAVAPLDGDLFSGEQLSQIEAAINKGVDFIVNAQIEQNGVKTVWCAQHDPVTYVPRGARSYELPSKSGKESVLVVAFLMTRPQTPEVEASVKAALAWYRSDSVKVANTAYIKRSSGSTDDSYNPIQPQSGSTMWYRFYDVDADTGFFSGRLSTDNPPGTGKQYDIMEIEPERRYGYEWGGDYGTKILNYAQSVGY
- the thrH gene encoding bifunctional phosphoserine phosphatase/homoserine phosphotransferase ThrH, giving the protein MEIACLDLEGVLVPEIWIEFAKVTGIEELKATTRDIPDYDVLMKQRIRILEQHKLGLKEIQDVIATLKPLDGAVEFVDWLRERFQVIILSDTFYEFSQPLMRQLGFPTLFCHRLNIDERGMVAGYTLRQKDPKRQSVLALKTLYYRVIAAGDSYNDTTMLGEADQGILFHAPQNVIDQFPQFPAVHTYEDLKKEFIKASNRTLSL